In a single window of the Frondihabitans peucedani genome:
- a CDS encoding glycerol-3-phosphate dehydrogenase/oxidase has protein sequence MTPSKKTSENQGAEASSTTRANVQRIKERPSAQVLIIGGGINGIATFRDLALQGVDVVLVERNDYGSGASAASSHMIHGGIRYLENGEFRLVRESVEERNGLLKIAPHYVKPLQTTMPIFSTFSGLMNAPLRMLTHKQRSTKERGAVLIKVGMTLYDSFSRDGGTVPRHKFLTRSAALRDMPALNKNLKYTGTYYDASVHEPERLALDVLKDGLEAGGDSGKARSANYLEAAGARDGGVLLRDVVTGDEFVFSADVVINASGPWTDLTNEFLGTKSQYMGGTKGSHIVVDSPELLKATNGRELFFENNDGRIVLIYPLKGRVLIGTTDLEADMSQPAVCTEEEVDYFFDLVKHVFPTITITRDEIVYRYSGVRPLPKHDDLAAGFVSRDYRIVETSVASLPKSKVLSLVGGKWTTFRALSTHLSTEATTRLGVARTVDTAGMPIGGGKGFPVLPGDRARWITDHLNGLERDQVDRLLTRYGTRAEEVIQTLIDQPSEALASDPDFTAAEIAYFAEHEDAVHLIDVVLRRTNLAFVGGVTLELLNELAGVLQGSLGWSDAERDAEIDDTRTILRTFHGVEVQAAAAPESPATAPTEAESPVTAAASGSPQA, from the coding sequence GTGACTCCGTCGAAGAAGACAAGCGAGAACCAGGGCGCCGAGGCGTCCTCGACCACGCGTGCGAACGTCCAGCGCATCAAGGAGCGCCCGAGCGCCCAGGTGCTCATCATCGGTGGTGGCATCAACGGAATCGCCACCTTCCGCGACCTGGCCCTCCAGGGCGTCGACGTCGTGCTCGTCGAGCGCAACGACTACGGGTCCGGTGCCTCCGCAGCCTCCAGCCACATGATCCACGGCGGCATCCGCTACCTCGAGAACGGCGAGTTCCGCCTCGTCCGCGAATCGGTCGAGGAGCGCAACGGTCTGCTGAAGATCGCGCCGCACTATGTCAAGCCGCTCCAGACCACGATGCCGATCTTCTCGACCTTCTCGGGCCTGATGAACGCACCGCTCCGCATGCTGACCCACAAGCAGCGGTCCACCAAGGAGCGCGGCGCCGTCCTGATCAAGGTCGGCATGACCCTCTACGACTCCTTCTCGCGCGACGGCGGCACCGTCCCCCGCCACAAGTTCCTCACGCGCTCCGCGGCCCTCCGCGACATGCCCGCGCTGAACAAGAACCTCAAGTACACCGGCACCTACTACGACGCCTCGGTGCACGAGCCGGAGCGCCTCGCGCTCGACGTCCTGAAGGACGGCCTCGAGGCCGGCGGCGACTCGGGCAAGGCCCGCTCCGCGAACTACCTCGAGGCGGCCGGCGCCCGCGACGGCGGCGTCCTCCTCCGCGACGTCGTGACCGGCGACGAGTTCGTCTTCTCGGCCGACGTCGTGATCAACGCGTCCGGCCCGTGGACCGACCTCACCAACGAGTTCCTCGGCACGAAGTCGCAGTACATGGGCGGCACCAAGGGCTCGCACATCGTCGTCGACAGCCCCGAGCTGCTCAAGGCGACCAATGGGCGCGAGCTGTTCTTCGAGAACAACGACGGCCGCATCGTCCTGATCTACCCGCTCAAGGGCCGCGTGCTGATCGGCACGACCGACCTCGAGGCCGACATGTCGCAGCCCGCGGTCTGCACCGAAGAAGAGGTCGACTACTTCTTCGACCTGGTGAAGCACGTCTTCCCGACGATCACGATCACCCGTGACGAGATCGTCTACCGCTACTCGGGCGTCCGTCCGCTGCCGAAGCACGACGACCTCGCCGCCGGCTTCGTGTCGCGCGACTACCGCATCGTCGAGACCAGTGTCGCCTCGCTGCCGAAGTCGAAGGTCCTGTCGCTCGTCGGCGGCAAGTGGACGACGTTCCGCGCTCTCTCGACGCACCTGTCGACCGAGGCCACCACGCGCCTCGGCGTGGCACGCACCGTCGACACGGCCGGCATGCCCATCGGCGGCGGCAAGGGCTTCCCGGTCCTGCCCGGCGACCGCGCCCGCTGGATCACCGACCACCTCAACGGCCTCGAGCGCGACCAGGTCGACCGTCTGCTCACCCGCTACGGCACCCGCGCCGAGGAGGTCATCCAGACCCTCATCGACCAGCCGTCCGAGGCGCTCGCGAGCGACCCCGACTTCACCGCGGCCGAGATCGCCTACTTCGCCGAGCACGAAGACGCCGTCCACCTGATCGACGTCGTCCTGCGCCGCACCAACCTCGCTTTCGTCGGCGGGGTCACCCTCGAGCTCCTGAACGAGCTCGCGGGCGTGCTGCAGGGCTCGCTCGGCTGGAGCGACGCCGAGCGCGACGCCGAGATCGACGACACGCGCACCATCCTGCGCACGTTCCACGGGGTCGAGGTCCAGGCGGCTGCGGCTCCCGAGTCGCCGGCCACCGCGCCCACCGAGGCCGAGAGCCCCGTCACCGCTGCGGCCTCCGGGTCGCCGCAGGCGTAG
- a CDS encoding sugar-binding transcriptional regulator — protein sequence MTIESQHSDRTQDALRASHLYYLQDLTMEAIARELGTSRSSVSRLLSFARETGLVDIQIKSPLDQATVVSDALHRRYNVVAHVVPVPDQTTDVDRLDRVALSAARILTQFVDSNMVIGVAWGSTVSAISRYLVPKATHGSLVVQLNGAANTRTTGIVYASEILRRFGDSFGAQVQQFPVPAFFDDPDTKVALWRERSTRRVLELQESMDVVLFGIGAPDALVPSHVYSGGYLERADHESLRDEGVVGDVATVFFREDGSSTDITLNKRASGPDFATIRRAPRRICVVAGRSKVAGLRGALAAGLITDLILDESTARALLTS from the coding sequence ATGACGATCGAATCCCAGCACAGCGACCGCACCCAGGACGCCCTCCGCGCCTCGCACCTCTACTACCTGCAGGACCTCACGATGGAGGCCATCGCCCGGGAGCTCGGCACGTCGCGCTCGTCCGTCTCCCGACTCCTGAGTTTCGCCCGCGAGACCGGGCTCGTCGACATCCAGATCAAGTCGCCGCTCGACCAGGCGACCGTCGTCAGCGACGCCCTCCACCGCCGCTACAACGTCGTCGCCCACGTCGTCCCCGTGCCCGACCAGACCACCGACGTCGACCGGCTCGACCGCGTCGCCCTCTCGGCTGCACGGATTCTCACCCAGTTCGTCGACTCGAACATGGTCATCGGCGTCGCCTGGGGCTCCACGGTGAGCGCCATCAGCCGCTACCTCGTGCCCAAGGCGACCCACGGCTCGCTGGTGGTGCAGCTGAACGGCGCCGCGAACACGCGGACGACGGGCATCGTCTACGCGAGCGAGATCCTGCGCCGGTTCGGCGACTCGTTCGGGGCGCAGGTGCAGCAGTTCCCAGTGCCGGCGTTCTTCGACGACCCCGACACCAAGGTCGCGCTGTGGCGGGAGCGCAGCACGCGGCGGGTGCTCGAGCTCCAGGAGTCGATGGACGTCGTCCTGTTCGGGATCGGAGCGCCCGACGCGCTCGTCCCGAGCCACGTCTACTCGGGCGGCTACCTCGAGCGGGCCGACCACGAGAGCCTCCGCGACGAGGGCGTCGTCGGCGACGTCGCGACCGTCTTCTTCCGCGAAGACGGCTCCTCGACCGACATCACGCTCAACAAGCGCGCGTCCGGCCCCGACTTCGCGACGATCCGCCGAGCACCACGCCGCATCTGCGTCGTCGCGGGCAGATCGAAGGTCGCCGGTCTCCGGGGCGCCCTGGCGGCGGGGCTGATCACCGATCTCATCCTCGACGAGAGCACGGCGCGGGCTCTGCTCACGAGCTGA
- a CDS encoding family 43 glycosylhydrolase, with protein MRRSHDRRVRRILLTALASLALLATPALPAAASPGLPAASLVAARPHAAAVAPSHTNPMALALPDGQTAASCADPTAIHGQPATGPKADRNWYLYCTTDALTATEKNADGSLVSHIVPTYRSTDLTHWTYVGDAFSAATKPAWVGAANGIWAPDVVFRDGRYLMYYAASDTPGEGGAATGGGSAVGVATGTSPTGPWTDSGGPVVAPQTAPNGTGKRWEFDPEVISWQGASYVYFGSYFGGVNVRRLSADGLRSEPSSEKPIAIDNRYEGAYLMEHGGWWYFLGSATNCCNGALTGYGVFVARSRSPLGPFLDQDGVSILDTRVGGTPMLAQNGNRWVGTGHNTVVTDFAHQDWIVYHAVDRHDPYYAGQPTYTKRPALIDPLDWQGGWPVVRGGAGPSDTAQPGPVAQPGERVAYHPRWEPVDRPARTDAALSTDFSGASLPATLSWTREPGASTWSVGGGALRWQTQDADIHPPATPLASVLTEEAPAGDYVVETRVSVDTPATGDGKNYVQGGLIVYGDDGNYVRLTSNSIFDTRQTEFGKEQTPVPAGSPNYGNQVVGPVGSWTTLRIVHRVVGGEDLYTAYTSVDGRHFVKGGTWTAALGTSPRIGLISLGGSGFTSTFDYLRVSSVVR; from the coding sequence GTGCGCCGATCACACGACCGCCGGGTCCGCAGGATCCTGCTGACCGCCCTGGCCTCCCTGGCCCTGCTGGCTACCCCGGCCCTGCCCGCCGCGGCCTCGCCCGGCCTCCCCGCCGCCTCGCTCGTGGCGGCGAGACCGCATGCCGCCGCCGTGGCCCCCTCGCACACCAACCCGATGGCGCTCGCTCTGCCGGACGGGCAGACGGCTGCGAGCTGCGCCGACCCGACGGCGATCCACGGTCAGCCCGCGACCGGGCCGAAGGCCGACCGGAACTGGTACCTGTACTGCACTACCGACGCCCTGACCGCGACGGAGAAGAACGCCGACGGCTCGCTGGTGAGCCACATCGTGCCGACCTACCGCTCGACCGACCTCACCCACTGGACCTACGTCGGGGATGCCTTCAGCGCCGCGACGAAGCCGGCCTGGGTCGGGGCCGCGAATGGAATCTGGGCCCCCGACGTCGTCTTCCGCGACGGCCGCTACCTGATGTACTACGCGGCCTCCGACACCCCGGGCGAGGGCGGCGCCGCGACCGGCGGCGGCTCGGCCGTGGGCGTGGCGACGGGCACGTCGCCCACCGGACCCTGGACCGACTCGGGCGGGCCGGTGGTCGCACCTCAGACCGCTCCGAACGGCACCGGGAAGCGGTGGGAGTTCGATCCTGAGGTGATCTCGTGGCAGGGCGCGTCGTACGTCTACTTCGGGAGCTACTTCGGCGGCGTGAACGTGCGCCGGCTGTCGGCGGACGGTCTGCGGTCGGAGCCGTCGAGCGAGAAGCCGATCGCGATCGACAACCGCTACGAGGGCGCCTACCTGATGGAGCACGGCGGCTGGTGGTACTTCCTGGGCTCCGCGACGAACTGCTGCAACGGCGCGCTCACCGGCTACGGCGTCTTCGTGGCCCGGTCGCGGAGTCCGCTCGGGCCGTTCCTCGACCAGGACGGCGTCTCCATTCTCGACACCCGCGTCGGCGGCACGCCGATGCTGGCGCAGAACGGCAACCGCTGGGTCGGCACCGGCCACAACACGGTCGTCACCGACTTCGCGCACCAGGACTGGATCGTCTACCACGCCGTCGACCGGCACGACCCGTACTACGCGGGTCAGCCGACCTACACGAAGCGTCCGGCACTGATCGATCCACTCGACTGGCAGGGCGGCTGGCCGGTGGTCCGCGGTGGCGCGGGCCCGTCCGACACGGCCCAGCCCGGGCCGGTCGCGCAGCCCGGCGAGCGTGTCGCGTATCACCCGCGGTGGGAGCCCGTCGACCGGCCGGCGCGGACCGATGCGGCCCTCTCGACCGACTTCTCGGGCGCCTCGCTCCCCGCGACGCTCTCGTGGACGCGCGAGCCCGGAGCGTCGACCTGGTCGGTCGGCGGCGGCGCCCTCCGCTGGCAGACGCAGGATGCCGACATCCATCCGCCGGCGACGCCGCTCGCCTCGGTCCTCACCGAGGAGGCTCCCGCTGGCGACTACGTCGTCGAGACCCGAGTGTCGGTCGACACCCCCGCGACCGGCGACGGCAAGAACTACGTGCAGGGCGGCCTGATCGTCTACGGCGACGACGGGAACTACGTCCGGCTGACGTCGAACTCGATCTTCGACACGAGGCAGACGGAGTTCGGCAAGGAGCAGACGCCGGTGCCGGCAGGATCGCCGAACTACGGCAATCAGGTCGTCGGTCCGGTCGGGTCGTGGACCACGCTCCGCATCGTGCACCGCGTCGTCGGCGGCGAGGACCTCTACACGGCCTACACGAGCGTCGACGGCCGGCACTTCGTCAAGGGCGGGACCTGGACAGCGGCGCTCGGGACTTCGCCGCGGATCGGCCTCATCTCGCTCGGCGGGTCGGGCTTCACCTCGACGTTCGACTACCTGCGGGTGAGCTCGGTGGTGCGGTAG
- a CDS encoding GntR family transcriptional regulator, producing MTTAEPIVAPAAQPAAERAYAETKARIIRGDLPGGASLSEVTVCQELGLSRTPVHEAFLRLAAEELLTLESRKGAVVRPMSPREADDVVEMREAVEGAAARRAIESGTGALGLILHDLLVVQEECIARGDVDGFVDADDAFHSAVVDASRNPIAVHFTRLLRDRAQRLRHHLMRIEPAHLDVSLADHRELAAAIDAGNASVYEATLHRHVDVLRGLL from the coding sequence GTGACCACCGCCGAACCGATCGTCGCGCCCGCCGCACAGCCCGCCGCCGAGCGCGCGTACGCCGAGACGAAGGCCCGCATCATCCGCGGCGATCTGCCGGGCGGCGCCTCCCTCAGCGAGGTGACCGTCTGCCAGGAGCTCGGCCTCAGCCGGACGCCCGTGCACGAGGCGTTCCTGCGCCTCGCAGCCGAGGAGCTGCTCACCCTCGAGTCGCGGAAGGGCGCGGTGGTGCGGCCGATGTCTCCTCGGGAGGCCGACGACGTCGTGGAGATGCGCGAGGCCGTGGAGGGGGCGGCGGCGAGGCGCGCGATCGAGTCGGGCACGGGAGCGCTGGGGCTGATCCTGCACGATCTGCTCGTCGTGCAGGAGGAGTGCATCGCCCGCGGCGACGTCGACGGCTTCGTCGATGCGGACGACGCGTTCCACTCCGCCGTCGTCGACGCGTCGCGGAACCCCATCGCCGTCCACTTCACGCGGCTTCTCCGCGATCGGGCGCAGCGGCTCCGGCACCACCTGATGCGGATCGAGCCCGCGCACCTCGACGTGTCGCTCGCCGACCACCGCGAGCTCGCCGCGGCGATCGATGCCGGTAACGCGTCGGTGTACGAGGCGACGCTGCACCGGCACGTCGACGTGCTGCGGGGCCTGCTGTGA
- a CDS encoding MFS transporter, with protein MSAVDTAPETGSVPAVEASSGAARRRLPSWALPSWALIWGAVFVSSWGGNQFSPLLLMYEDGQHYSPVLVNAFLGVYVLGLAPALLVAGSLSDRHGRKPVMLAGLVSAVVGSGLLAFGGLGPEFLLIGRLFSGATVGVAMAVGNSWIKELSQAPFDPAADRSSGARRASLAFTLGSGSGALVAGLIAQWGPVPEVLPFVIHIAVTIPFFVIVLRAPETSRNGGLTGPWWRQLRIPAASHRRFVRVVVVSCPWIFVGAAVAYGYLPTQLRGATGSWGLVFATAATVLALGVSSAFQPFARRIHSSTSARGLGLMVLLIAAGLAMVVVAIRTQSIGLGLAANVVVGLGMGLGLVSGLQEVQSIAGSRDLAGLTGVFYAVAYAGFLVPAVIAAVAGFAPVEAILLVLVGLALVSAVLVRVSSRKHLPAAG; from the coding sequence GTGAGCGCCGTCGACACCGCGCCCGAGACCGGGTCGGTGCCTGCGGTCGAGGCAAGCAGCGGCGCCGCACGTCGCCGGCTGCCGTCGTGGGCGCTGCCGTCCTGGGCGCTGATCTGGGGCGCCGTGTTCGTGTCGTCGTGGGGCGGCAACCAGTTCAGCCCTCTGCTGCTGATGTACGAAGACGGGCAGCACTACTCCCCGGTGCTCGTGAACGCGTTCCTCGGCGTGTACGTGCTCGGGCTCGCGCCCGCCCTGCTCGTCGCCGGGTCGCTGTCCGACCGCCACGGACGCAAGCCCGTGATGCTCGCCGGCCTGGTCAGCGCGGTCGTCGGCAGCGGACTCCTCGCGTTCGGCGGGCTCGGCCCCGAATTCCTGCTGATCGGGCGCCTCTTTTCCGGCGCGACGGTCGGCGTGGCCATGGCCGTGGGAAACAGCTGGATCAAGGAGCTGTCGCAGGCGCCGTTCGATCCTGCCGCCGACCGGTCGTCGGGCGCGAGGCGGGCATCGCTCGCGTTCACACTCGGGTCGGGCTCGGGGGCACTCGTCGCCGGACTCATCGCCCAGTGGGGACCGGTTCCCGAGGTGCTGCCGTTCGTTATCCACATCGCCGTCACGATCCCGTTCTTCGTCATCGTCCTGCGCGCGCCCGAGACGAGCCGGAACGGCGGCCTCACCGGGCCGTGGTGGCGGCAGCTGCGGATCCCGGCGGCGTCGCACCGGCGGTTCGTCCGCGTGGTCGTCGTGTCGTGCCCGTGGATCTTCGTCGGCGCCGCAGTCGCCTACGGCTACCTGCCGACCCAGCTCCGCGGTGCGACCGGCTCGTGGGGCCTCGTGTTCGCGACCGCCGCGACGGTGCTGGCGCTCGGCGTCTCGTCGGCGTTCCAGCCGTTCGCCCGCAGGATCCACTCGTCGACCAGCGCCCGAGGCCTCGGCCTGATGGTGCTGCTGATCGCCGCCGGCCTGGCGATGGTGGTGGTCGCGATCCGCACGCAGTCGATCGGGCTCGGGCTCGCCGCCAACGTCGTGGTGGGGCTCGGGATGGGGCTCGGCCTCGTGTCGGGGCTGCAGGAGGTGCAGTCCATCGCAGGATCGCGCGACCTCGCCGGGCTCACGGGCGTCTTCTACGCGGTCGCCTACGCCGGCTTCCTCGTCCCGGCCGTGATCGCGGCGGTCGCCGGGTTCGCGCCGGTGGAGGCGATCCTGCTGGTGCTCGTCGGGCTGGCGCTCGTGTCGGCGGTGCTGGTGCGGGTGTCGTCGCGGAAGCACTTGCCCGCGGCTGGGTAG